A section of the Xiphias gladius isolate SHS-SW01 ecotype Sanya breed wild chromosome 8, ASM1685928v1, whole genome shotgun sequence genome encodes:
- the slc10a3 gene encoding P3 protein: MRTLFTVCCLFLIIGGTDRALATGNLTVDTSNQINLTADSSSKYIRIGDGSSQEFEFPENTNGVIVISSQYRSAAATRKGRQSWKQKVRVRSMDPEVLSILNVTDSGHTGPAKSYIIGIRSGFPGRAQLQIQLLDLDQDSVPVLIEERTDYCIKVAPGNDDPATRLIQSDGLSHFSQNPVLFALLPLIFVNKCAFGCKVEVEVLRGLLRSPVPLFLGVLGQFLVMPLYAYCVSQLASLPKALSLGLVITCSAPGGGGGYLYSLLLGGDVTLAISMTLVSTVAAAAAMPLSSALYGWLLGVHAALHVPFVKILGTLLFIAIPISLGMLVKLRLPALTRVLLALIRPFSFMLIVGGIFMAYQMGASILANVRPQIVAVGVTVPLLGLVVGAVMAKLSGLAPPQRKTVSIEVGVQNSLLALAVMQLSFRRVEADFASQAPFIVALSSTSEMLLIVLGHFAQRRLCDSAVPRSDT; the protein is encoded by the coding sequence ATGAGGACGCTATTTACAGTCTGTTGTCTCTTCCTTATCATCGGCGGAACGGACCGGGCGCTGGCCACCGGAAACCTGACTGTTGACACCAGCAACCAGATCAATCTGACAGccgacagcagcagcaagtaTATCAGAATCGGTGACGGGTCATCGCAGGAATTTGAGTTTCCTGAAAACACGAACGGCGTGATTGTAATCTCCAGCCAGTACCGGAGCGCTGCGGCCACCAGGAAGGGCCGCCAGAGCTGGAAGCAGAAGGTGAGAGTCCGCTCCATGGACCCGGAAGTCCTCTCCATCCTTAATGTTACGGATAGCGGCCACACAGGTCCAGCCAAGAGCTACATTATCGGCATCCGCTCCGGGTTCCCAGGCAGGGCTCAGCTGCAGATCCAGCTACTGGACCTGGACCAGGACTCGGTGCCAGTTCTGATCGAGGAGAGGACGGATTACTGCATCAAAGTGGCGCCCGGTAACGATGACCCGGCGACCCGACTCATCCAGTCGGATGGCCTCTCCCATTTCTCTCAGAATCCTGTGCTGTTTGCCTTGCTGCCCCTCATCTTCGTCAACAAGTGTGCCTTCGGATGCaaagtggaggtggaggtgctGCGGGGTCTGCTGAGGAGCCCTGTGCCACTGTTTTTAGGGGTGCTGGGCCAGTTCCTGGTGATGCCATTGTACGCTTACTGTGTGTCCCAGCTAGCGTCACTGCCCAAAGCACTCTCCCTGGGCCTGGTCATCACCTGTTCTGCCCCAGGTGGTGGGGGTGGCTACCTGTACAGCCTGCTGCTCGGTGGAGATGTCACCCTAGCCATATCCATGACCCTGGTCTccacagtggcagcagcagcagccatgcCTTTGTCATCAGCTCTGTATGGCTGGTTGCTGGGTGTGCACGCTGCCCTGCATGTGCCATTCGTGAAGATCCTTGGCACCCTCCTGTTCATTGCCATTCCAATCTCACTGGGTATGCTGGTCAAGCTGCGCTTGCCAGCTCTCACACGTGTACTGTTAGCACTCATACGACCCTTCAGCTTTATGCTCATCGTAGGTGGCATCTTCATGGCCTACCAAATGGGTGCATCCATCTTGGCCAATGTCAGGCCCCAGATTGTGGCAGTGGGGGTGACGGTGCCGTTGCTGGGGCTGGTGGTTGGGGCCGTCATGGCCAAGCTGTCGGGCCTGGCCCCACCACAAAGGAAGACGGTCAGTATCGAGGTGGGCGTCCAGAACAGCCTGCTGGCCCTCGCCGTCATGCAACTGTCTTTCCGCCGGGTGGAGGCTGACTTCGCATCCCAGGCGCCTTTCATTGTGGCCCTCAGCAGCACCTCAGAGATGTTGCTCATTGTTCTAGGACACTTCGCCCAGCGAAGGCTGTGTGATTCTGCCGTCCCCAGGAGTGACACTTGA
- the chmp1a gene encoding charged multivesicular body protein 1a, with amino-acid sequence MDETLFQLKFTSKQLERLAKKAEKESEKEQAKVKKALQQKNVECARVYAENAIRKKNEGLNWLRMASRVDAVASKVQTAVTMKAVTKNMGQVTKALDKALNSMDLQKVSAVMDKFESQVQNLDVHTSVMEDSMSSAMTLTTPQEQVDDLIHQIAEESGLEVMDQLSQLPAGATSLGPESTRSQEKEDQLSRRLAALRN; translated from the exons ATGGATG AAACACTCTTCCAGCTAAAG TTTACTTCCAAGCAGCTTGAGAGACTGGCCAAGAAGGCAGAGAAGGAATCTGAAAAGGAGCAGGCCAAGGTCAAGAAG GCTTTGCAACAGAAGAATGTGGAATGTGCCAGAGTTTATGCAGAGAATGCCATCCGGAAAAAAAATGAGGGTCTTAATTGGCTGCGCATGGCCTCACGGGTCGACGCGGTGGCGTCTAAAGTCCAGACTGCTGTCACCATGAAAGCA gtGACCAAAAACATGGGCCAGGTGACCAAAGCCCTGGACAAAGCTCTGAACTCCATGGACCTCCAGAAGGTCTCTGCAGTCATGGATAAGTTTGAAAGTCAAGTACAGAACCTTGACGTCCACACCTCA GTGATGGAGGACTCCATGAGCTCAGCAATGACACTGACCACGCCTCAGGAACAGGTGGATGACCTGATCCACCAAATAGCAGAGGAGAGTGGCCTGGAGGTGATGGACCAGCTCAGCCAGCTACCAGCAGGAGCTACTTCACTGGGCCCAGAGAGTACACGGAGCCAAGAGAAGGAGGACCAGCTGTCTCGAAG ATTGGCTGCTCTACGGAACTGA